One region of Armatimonadota bacterium genomic DNA includes:
- the mltG gene encoding endolytic transglycosylase MltG has translation MTKRTRGVVIAVLAIIASLGAWLYACLWVPVGAPAAVGAPAAVGRGRTVVRFTVGSGEPAREAGRRLRAAGMIRSAFAFRVAAAWGDGWRQVRAGDYALRRSMSALEILRTFERGRVIEEWITVPEGFALWQVAGLLEAKGLGWGEDFLGAARSPGEFATDSPLPTDSLEGYLFPDTYKVGRDAKAPRTLVRMMLARFDEVVWRGLLGGQAPGSSLHDVITLASLVEGEARLDAERALIAGVLSNRLKRGMMLQCDATVQYALGPGNHKERLTYADLTIASPYNTYLHPGLPPGPINSPGRTSIEAVLHPADVPYLFYVARPDGSHVFSRTAAEHERAVARVRAQRRAQETP, from the coding sequence ATGACAAAGCGGACTAGGGGCGTCGTCATCGCCGTGCTTGCGATCATCGCCTCCCTTGGAGCCTGGCTGTACGCATGTCTATGGGTGCCGGTCGGTGCGCCGGCTGCGGTCGGTGCGCCGGCTGCAGTCGGTCGCGGGCGGACGGTCGTGCGCTTCACCGTTGGCAGCGGGGAGCCGGCGCGCGAGGCGGGACGGCGGCTGCGGGCGGCGGGGATGATCCGCAGCGCGTTTGCGTTTCGCGTGGCCGCAGCCTGGGGTGACGGCTGGCGGCAGGTGCGCGCCGGGGACTATGCGCTGCGGCGCAGCATGAGCGCGCTGGAGATCCTGCGCACGTTCGAGCGCGGGCGCGTGATCGAGGAGTGGATCACCGTGCCCGAGGGCTTTGCGCTGTGGCAGGTGGCGGGCCTGCTGGAGGCCAAAGGATTGGGGTGGGGGGAGGACTTCCTGGGCGCGGCGCGGTCGCCCGGCGAATTCGCCACCGACTCGCCGCTGCCGACCGACAGCCTGGAGGGCTACCTGTTTCCGGACACCTACAAAGTGGGGCGTGATGCGAAGGCGCCGCGCACACTGGTGCGGATGATGCTGGCGCGCTTCGACGAGGTAGTGTGGCGGGGGCTATTGGGCGGGCAGGCGCCGGGCTCGTCGCTGCACGACGTGATCACCCTCGCCTCGCTGGTCGAGGGCGAGGCCAGGCTCGACGCGGAACGCGCCCTCATCGCGGGCGTGCTCAGCAACCGCCTCAAGCGCGGGATGATGCTGCAATGCGACGCCACGGTGCAGTACGCTCTCGGCCCCGGCAACCACAAGGAGCGCTTGACCTACGCCGATCTGACGATCGCCTCCCCCTATAACACCTACCTCCACCCCGGCCTGCCGCCGGGGCCGATCAACAGCCCCGGTCGCACCAGCATCGAGGCGGTGCTGCACCCGGCCGACGTGCCTTATCTGTTCTACGTCGCGCGCCCGGACGGCTCCCATGTCTTCAGCCGCACGGCCGCCGAGCACGAGCGCGCGGTGGCGCGCGTGCGCGCCCAGCGGCGGGCGCAGGAGACGCCATGA
- the ruvX gene encoding Holliday junction resolvase RuvX encodes MTGRVLALDVGDRRIGVAVSDPLGITAQPLTTIERTSNRAAVGRILELARSYAASEVVVGIPYNARGGLTAQGEKIARFADLLARTAGMTVVRWDERHTTTTAERVLLEADVSRVRRKGVRDKLAAAVLLQDYLEGRKRADDKAD; translated from the coding sequence ATGACCGGCCGCGTGCTGGCGCTGGATGTAGGCGACCGCCGCATCGGCGTCGCCGTCAGCGACCCTCTGGGCATCACCGCCCAGCCGCTGACCACCATCGAGCGCACGAGCAACCGGGCGGCAGTGGGGCGCATCCTCGAGCTCGCGCGGTCGTACGCGGCGAGCGAGGTGGTGGTCGGCATTCCCTATAACGCGCGCGGGGGGTTGACGGCGCAGGGGGAGAAGATCGCGCGCTTCGCCGACCTGTTGGCGCGAACGGCAGGAATGACGGTGGTGCGCTGGGACGAGCGGCACACGACGACGACGGCGGAACGGGTGCTGCTGGAGGCGGACGTGAGCCGGGTGCGGCGCAAAGGGGTACGCGACAAGCTGGCGGCGGCGGTGCTGCTGCAAGACTACCTGGAGGGGCGCAAGCGAGCCGATGACAAAGCGGACTAG
- a CDS encoding PASTA domain-containing protein: MTASRQGREGTVPRRPGQRPGPGREGTVPPSPWWGLLVLAALAAGLAGIVAGAIYLWISSAPPEVRVPDVTGIEVRAAEEMLARRGLIGQITGHRYHEQAREGTIIAAMPLAGRTVREGRAIELVVSDGPPWTLVPDVREMELTRARETLSGADLRLARITRRYDDSVPAGWVLGQEPAPGGRVARRERVQLIVSAGPKQPAQSTEPLDRVRQAVVQVILPPGESESLVRIEVQDRRGTRTAYSARHQPGSTVEQVVSGYGQSIARVYVDDKLIEEKRF, encoded by the coding sequence ATGACCGCGTCGCGGCAGGGGCGTGAGGGGACAGTTCCCCGTCGCCCAGGGCAGCGCCCGGGCCCGGGGCGGGAAGGAACTGTCCCCCCCAGCCCGTGGTGGGGGCTGCTGGTGCTGGCGGCGCTGGCGGCGGGCCTGGCGGGGATAGTCGCGGGGGCGATCTACCTGTGGATCTCCAGCGCGCCGCCGGAGGTGCGCGTCCCCGACGTGACCGGTATCGAGGTTCGGGCGGCGGAGGAGATGCTGGCGCGGCGCGGGCTCATCGGCCAGATCACCGGGCACCGCTACCACGAGCAGGCACGCGAGGGCACGATCATCGCGGCCATGCCCCTTGCAGGACGGACGGTGCGCGAGGGTCGGGCCATCGAGCTGGTAGTGAGTGATGGCCCTCCGTGGACGCTCGTGCCCGACGTGCGGGAGATGGAGCTGACCCGCGCGCGCGAGACGTTGTCGGGGGCCGACCTGCGGCTGGCGCGCATAACGCGGCGCTATGACGACTCCGTGCCCGCGGGGTGGGTGCTGGGACAGGAGCCGGCGCCCGGCGGCCGCGTGGCGCGCCGCGAGCGGGTGCAGTTGATCGTGAGCGCCGGCCCCAAGCAGCCGGCGCAGAGCACCGAGCCGCTCGACCGCGTCAGGCAGGCGGTGGTGCAGGTCATCCTGCCCCCGGGGGAAAGCGAGTCGCTGGTGCGCATCGAGGTCCAGGACCGGCGAGGCACGCGGACGGCCTACAGCGCCCGCCACCAGCCGGGTTCGACCGTCGAACAGGTGGTGTCCGGATACGGCCAATCCATCGCGCGCGTCTATGTTGACGACAAACTCATCGAGGAGAAGAGATTCTGA